The genomic region TTGAGCACAGATCCATATTCCTAATGTTgtcgcgatcaaaaccctatgttcatCTTTGTCTAATTCATCCTAAACAGTGTTTAATTTGACAAAGAACATACCGACTGCCGAACACTAAAATCCTAGATCTATCAAGATTAAGCAAGATTTAACACAAATTGAACCGGTAAACTTGTAGATCTTATCATTCCGAACAAAACCCTATGATTAAAACTCATCAGAACTTGTTCAAACTTCCTAAATCTAAGATTATTGTACCGATAgagaagaacacgaagaacatgTTGACTTTGATCAGATTTGGATGAGAAAAACATACCTTTGCCATTGAGAATGATGAGCAAACCAACAATCCAATGAAATAATTGCAAAGAGAATCAGAGAATCAAGAAATCAGTGAAAGTTTTGAGAGAGAATAAGTTATCCGATCGAACAGGTTAACCGTTTGACTGAACTCTAaccggctatttataggctcccttgactcggctagaccagccgatcggctacACCAGTCGATCGGCTacaccagccgatcggctagcaatgctgGCCGATCGGACAGCTTGTCCGATCCAAGTGATCCTTTGACTTTCaactttgactttttgactttttAACTTTATCAGTGTTTGAGAAATCCACTTAAGCATctaggtccaaattaatgaccctaggtacttaatttgcctaccaagttcaacttaatgaccttggttgacccgagACAAAGTATACTGATATTCTGAACaaaactttttctgaaaatatacaagtttcaaattaatgaacttgcatGAATTTTTCATTTTCTCTGTGTTTATCAAGATTAGCTCCCAACTCATTTTCCAGTTCAGaacaacttcctgcatctgcatcagactgtgaatctgaagatcaactctctgctttggtttgtcaaaaataaagcagaaaaagaaaatctttttggtttttcaaatgaacaatctaaactagaaatgaatgaTCAGAAACTAAAAATACAGAATGTAATGAAAGTAaactatatacaaacatattttgggtgagcgtgttagggaatcatatcagttatcagacaagtcactagtaccgttaagctcaatttcatactcagaattaaacaattcacctagattgtcgatatactgatccacttaaattctcacacaattttcaatctattcaggatattaATTAAGTGTTTTAGGAACTTAAAcctattcatgtgtcccaccttttgaatatactcccgtatccagatcccaatattcagtcttacaggtgagtataccacagatgatatctgtaaggggttaaatgcgagggccgtgagagctcaggtcgatacttccgtatacgcaaagagatgacggctttgacttttcggtgtgtcccctttagaggatcttttgttacaacagcaatgactatcaattttattgtttcatcaatttgctgagggctgtgctatgtttcaagcaattgcagaaagtattattcggggactaggtcagaacttccattcagcagaagtcccgaaataataccccagatatcactgagtataaaaacctagtatctcagaaaaagagatctttcaaacgagatttcaggggttacctatatattcaagtagtgttccccacgaattaagtaagttttgaattttatgtttatatcccgaacaaatctactaaatgtgtaaaaacctatcgacacatcatcagtgaaaCTGTTTAACGCTTTTTAgttctttacaaatctttagcgtactgtaactgtctaactgatgtactatcattttccctttttacacaagctctttttcggttttctattgtttttggattttgatattttctcatgtttttgggtttttcaattttttattgtttttggattttctgaaaagtatatacacatatacctatctccccctaaagaccaaaacaagtaaaaaatcaacaaaccattgcagattgtttttcaacatcatctacagtggtatcctcatcaacgccaatgatTCCATCCGACACTGataaaagcatcataccattcagttttaaaaggtatttaaaacgagttttatcaaatgctttggtatgtaaatcagccttttgctcgtcagtgtggattttctcaattcgtatcaactttttctcgaaacaatcgcgaataaagtgataacgaatttctatatgtttagttttagcgtgatggataggattctttgttatattaattgcggcctcattatcaacaaaaagaggtgtgttaagaaactggaaaccgtagtcgcgcatctgttgttgtatccacaggatctgataGCAGCAACTGCTAGCGGACACGTACactgcttcacatgtggatagcgccacagacgtttgtttcttacactgccaggtaaccaagcgaggtccaaagaactggcatcctgcagttattgattttgaattgactttgcagcatccgaaatccgagtcagAATACctttcgagcgtaaagtcgccttttctaggataccacaaccccaacgatggagttcccttcaggtagcgtaatatccttttcataataatcatgtgcgaagctctcaggttagattgaaatcttgctgcgaggcacgttggatacataatgttgggtcttgaagcagttaagtacatcgatgagccgatcatggaacgataaagagTTTCATCTgccctatctccggtgagatctgggtgaatcccatgattcgTTGCTAATGGGGTTACAgcaggagtagaacttgacattccaaatttctctagaatatcatgaacgtactttgtctggtgaatgaaaattccctcaggtagttgatcaacttggagTCCCAAGAAGAACTTCAtttcccccatcgatgacatttcgaaATTTTGCTTCATAACTTGTTCAAAGTCTTTGCACAAGTTCTCATTTGTTGACTTAAagattatgtcatccacatatatTTGAACTATCaaaagatgtccgtcgacctctttggtgaagagagtggcatccactgtTCCACGAATGAACCTGTTGGCTAATAgatgttgagacaatgtctcgtaccaagctctcagGGCCTGGTGTAAGCCATACAGTGCTTTGTCCAACAAATAaaccttgttcttgtggattgggtcggtaaagcccggtggctgtccgacatatacctcctctctaaccttcccataaagaaacgccgattttacatctagttgatatactttgaagtttttccaagatgcaaatgccaggaaaattctgattgcttctagtcgtgccacaggagcgtacacttcagtaaagtcgattccctcctgttgactaaagccctgaacaacgagtcgagctttgtttcgcacaacaactcctctgtcgtctctcttacacttgaacacccatttggtgttgatttTCCTGTGACTATCAGGCAGATCCaccagtttccagacacccaatttttcaaactggttcaactcttcttgcatcgcattgacccaagaatcttcagtaagcgtctctttgtaagttcgtggtttgatctgcgaaataaaacaactcaatgaaaattcagtttgtaaaggtgctactgtagaataaaaacttgtaagcccttggtcaatttgatgtctggtgcgaacgcctgattgtagctctccaatgatcagctcctctggatggtatgaaagagttcttggcattacttcactcggaacatctacatcgccttccagattagtaacattttgatttgcaccttgttcactgatAAGATTTGCTTGATCTAAAATCTGGATCTGCTCTCCCTCAGACTCTGAATCACTATGATCAAATGTTGGACCGATATCAGGTGTTAAATCTTCATTTGTTGCCGTCTGATTATCGGGAGTTTGTTCTGAAGAAGTTTGTGGAATATCATCATTTTCTCCAGCATTACTAGgccctgcttcatcgtcatttgaagtttgctGTGATTGCCTAGAATACTTAGCTGGAAATCTTTCTTCTGATGAATCATAATCTCTAAGAATATCCAAttcgtcaaagaaatcttcttcctcttcaggttcttccatcacatcaaacgaatcccacagagtgtcgtaatgataacgccatgaatctccagggtTCTGTGGCGGCATCGtatgaccttgacattcaacatttgcagtttcaataatccgcttctcccttggaacgaagacacgtcgcacaggacttgcataaccaacaaatataccctcaatgcacttcagaccaaactttccaaaaggttctattaccgtacagggtggcccgaacggttcaagatacttcaaattaggcttgcggttattgatcaactcaaagcatgttttgttgaacttcttgacagtgagaactctgttgagcgtatagcatgcagcagaaacagcttctgcccaaaaatttatcggaagTTTTGAATCTGtaagcattgttctagccgtctcgattagtgtccggtttttgcgttttgcgactccattctgctgcggagtgtatggagcactaaactcatgcaatatacctcgttcttcacaaaattcttccatcttgttgttcttgaattcagtaccattatcacttctaattcttcggATACGTCTCTGGTATAAATTCTCGATCTTTCTGAACAACGCCATTAAACTATCAAACGTTTCATCCTTCGACTTCAGGAAAGATACGCAAGAAAATCtcgaataatcatcagtaacgaccaaacagtaagaatctcctgtaatgcttttgacgttcacatggccaaacaaatccatgtgaagtctttccagtgGTCTTGatactgaattgacttgctttttggggtgtgactttttcttttgcttgcctttaacacagctaatgcattccccttccagatgaaagcctttgatgtgaactcctgtaaccaaatcattgtgcaccaagtgattcatttttctcagatgtatatgccccatcttgcggtgccacaatctcgattctttctcagtcgctcttgacacaaaacaatgagcctgacccatgGTTGTCGttgctacgctcatatccaacacatacaaatcattgactcttggtgccctcatgatgatccattcttcagggacaacaaatcctggcttcaggATCAagcattctttgtcagtgaagtgagtgatatacatcctgtcacaaatctgcgagatacttAGCAGATTATTCTCTAgttcagcaatgtagttaactctttcaaacgtcacaatcccatttgataacgttccttcaccaacaatcctaccaccttgattacccgcgaaTCCAACGTAACCaccattgatattcttcacatcgtACAGCAATGCTGTCTTtcctgtcatgtgccgagaagctccactatccataatccaacgtgaaacggatcttggaagcccCTGCACATTTCAAAAAcatttagttagattttgatgctaCCCAAGCCTCCTTTGACTCGGGTAACTTGACATTGATGTGAGTTGTTTTTGTGTTAAGCGGTGGGAAATTTTTGTCATTTATCTTCAAGCTCTCCTCAGACCCaatctcaacctctttgtatatAAACTCATCCTTTttcggaggttgaccagatgattggtctttcttCACCACATACTTCTTTTCAGAAGTTGACTTTggtttctcaagtttctcaaacaaaTCCAAAGGTACATACATCTTCTTGATTGAAGATGATGTTTTTTcagtctcagaaacctttggttttggagatcTTGCTTTCTACTCAACACcttttggcttccaagtttgttgAGATGAGGCAGTTCGTTTGTagaatttgtcatttttagttacctcATTCTTAACAGGTTCAATTTTGACTTTtgtgttatcatttttcaaatcctttttctcaacaaacattgGTGCTTTTCCTTTCACATCATCTTTCTTTCTTGCGGATGAAGTGATGTACTTCATGAACCGAGTTTAAGTTCCGCTTAGGGGTAACCTACGTGAACGCGTTATGAACGAAACTCATAAGTCAAGATATTCTATTCACCCAGGTTCTACCAAAATGTATCAGGACATCAAAGagttgtattggtggccgaatatgaagaGAGATATTACAGTGTATGTTAGCAAATGTCTGGCGTGCTcaaaggttaaggctgaacaccagaggCCGTCTGggcttctgcagcaaccagagattcctaaatggaaatgggagcatcTTGCGATGGACTTTATCACCAAATTACCTCGCATGTCACGTGGACATGACACCAtatgggtaattgtggatcgattgacgaaatttgcTAATTTCTTACCCATTAAAGAAACAAACAAGACGGAAAAGATATCGCAGTTGTACCTTAACGAGATTGTAGCCCGACATGGAGTACCAGTGtcaatcatctccgatagagattGACGATTTGACTCCAGATTTTGGCGATCTCTTCAAGAGTCGCTGCGTTCTCGTTTGGACAAGAGTACTgtgtatcatcctcaaacggatggtcagagtgagagAACCATTCAGACGTTAGAAGATATGTTGAGAGCGTGTGTGCTTGATttcggtggaagttgggatactcatctaccattagctgagttttcctacaacaatagttaccacgCGAGTATCAAAGCCGCTCCGTTTGAAGCTTTGTACCGAAGAAAGTGTCGATCACCTCTTTGGTGGGCTGAAGTTGGCAAAAGGCAACTAACTGGACCTGAGCTTATCCAGGTAACCACCGCCAAGGTTGTCCAGATTAAGGAAAGGTTGAAAGCCGTCGctgatcgacagaagagttatgcagacaaccGAAGGAAATCGTTgcagtttcaagtcggagatcgtgtcctgctgaaggtctcaccttggaaaggtgttgttAGGTTTGGGAAAGGGGGAAAGCTAAGCCTGCGTTTTATAGGTCCTTTCGAAGTCCTCTCTCAGAGTTGGACCAGTCAGGTATAGGCTTAAGTTGCCACGGGAATTGAGTGGAGTTCATGACGTATTTCATGTTTCCAACGTGAgaaagtgtttgtcggatgagaCAGTGATCATACCCCTTGATGAGGTTCAAGTAGACGATAAACTGAGATTTATCGAAGAACTTGTTGAAGTTCTGGACGAGAAAATTCAGAAGCTTAGGAGGAGTCGGATTAAGTTAGTCAAAGTTCACTGGAATTCCAAACGTGCACCCGAGTTCACAATGGGAATGACAGGATCAGATGCAACagaaatatccacatcttttttTGTCTAGTGCGAAAACGAAACCTGTAGTGTAagaatttcggggacgaaattccTTAAACAGGGAGAGACTGTGACACCCGGTTATTTTGAGCCTGTACTAGTGTGACACATGTTATGAATAAATAAAAGGCAAAATTTTATTGAATTTTATGTTATTTGATGTTATCTGATGTGATAATAAATTTAAAGTTTACTAGAAATTATGTTGGTAATattaagataaacgcttatcgcgtaacggaTAAAATACGAAATGAACGTCGGTGACCGCCCGATTaatattaaaatcctaaaaatagtcttCAAAACCGAGATCATTTTCACACTAttttatatatgtagttttcgaaagatcatgaatagtaattttaaattaaaataatgtatagctttttaatattttattatatcaatctttttttatatttacttttaacttttagatattttcatatttttattttttccaaTTTACTTTTAgtatattttcatttttttttattttctaaaaccatatttcctttatcatttatttttgtttaataattcTTCTTCCTTTTTTTAAATCATCTTTTCTTTATCAAATAAtttgatatttttttaataacttatgttcattaattttttttctaaaaacttaattATGTATTTGTTCTTAATTAACAAGTGGGGCTAGCTGACTTGGTAGAGGCTCGTGCCTCTTAGTGGGAGGTCTTGCTTTCAATCCCAAGCAAGGGTAATTTATTTGTAAATATAGGAGTTTGGGAGAGTAACATTAGccattcagaaaaaaaaatttgTTCCAAATTTTTACCCTCGACCattataagttttattaaaaccgaatttattttgaaaaataaagtatttatttggtatcgtaaaatgatacgatgataaactaaacagATACTAACGGTTTTgatttctaaacaacatgctacattttcaaataacgtttgttttacattatcatttaatCCGTTTCGCCGCAAGGCGcgacagaaaaaaaaaaaaaaacctagtttTCATTAACACTAATATACAAATCACCGGAAATCAACCTTACACATATTAAAAATGATAAACCTAAACAAGAAGTCAATATATTCCATAAATCTTAGGCTATGAGGTGTGGGGGCTCTATGAGGCTCCATCCCCACCACGTCACCATCCATCACCACACCCTCCATGTGGGGGCTCCATCATGGTAACACTCTATAGCGCCCAAACCTTATATTTGGACCaatcaaatgttttttttttttgttttttttttattttgtttaatagaaGTTCCATCCACACCCTCCAAATTAAAGGGGGGCTCCATAGCTGACGTGGATCCTATGTGAATTTGATAAAGTCACATGGGACTCCATCCACACCTCATAGCCTTAAAACAATTTGATTTTCATAATTGATGAACAATGAAAACATGACAAGTGTAACTACCCAATTGGTGGAAACAAAAGTCAGTATCCAACTAAGAAACAACCAACCAAGCCAATAAATAGCCTTTGTTATTGTCTCCAAGGAAGCTTCCTGGAAGCCCACTCTCACTCCTCCATTTAACCACCCCTCCTTCCTCTCGGCTTCCTCTCATATCATCCCTTGCTttctctctgtctctctctctcattcTCCATGAAAATCGCCGGTAAAATACACCCTAAACACCTTTTCCGGTCTAAGAAAAACCGCTCGGTTTCGAGATCTGATCCGCCTTCGTTTAATTCTTACGCAACGACGTCGTCTGGCTCGCCTGAGCCTAGTCACCGGAATGATAAGTCGACGTTAAACGGTGTTGCAACTCCGACTAGCGTATTGCCTTCGCACGAAATATGTTCTGATGAGTGGTCGGAGGTTTCTACTGACGTGCAGGTCGAGTTGATTCAAGCTTTTAGGTAATATTATAACATCGGAAATGTATAGTAGTAATAATGATTTGTTGTATTTTTTAAATTCAGGTATTAACTAAATTACAATTTATTATTTCAAAACTACGTATACTGTTACAGGAGGTGTATTGATGATCTACCCTCTACTACCATAACTAATTACATACAGCTATTCTAAAAGTAGGGGGTATTACAATAAGAATCTATCTTCTACGCTAACTAGTTACAATTTTATGTATTCCAGATAATAGTAAAAAAATTACACTATATATCTTATActtttctgaaaataaaattatgttcAATCATTTCTCCTTCTTGCTACATAATACAACTATGTCATATACACGATGTATAAAAGGAGTGAAACAAGTCGTATTCATGTTTAATAACAATGATAATTGCGTCATCATTGAACTGATAAAAGATTGTAAGCCCACCAGAAAGTAGGTATTACAATAAGTAGTATTTATATAcatagagggtgtttggggttgagttttgaaaatagattatgcgttttgaataattaGAATCAGATAAATAACTGTAACAAAACGTGAtgttgaaagatagtgtttgggtttgattatgttgcttgatatcacaataatcagataatcaactatttgaatgtttggcaaatatatatttaaaaaaataaacaagtggaaatccttttctaaacgcaaataatcaatttttgaaaaactGCGTTTTGTTGCAGTTGGGGGAGCTGCCtttggaaaactgcgttttgtaactttctaaacgcaaataatcatttttttaatttttttttctcaaacactcaaaactgattatttacaatttcaaaactcaataatctaaaAATCTCCTTCAAAACCTAACCCCAAAATAGGTCATATTTACATGATCTACCCTCCAATGTAACCATTTACAATTTATTTATTGTATTCCAAAAGCAGGTATTTACATAATCCACCATTTACCGTAACTAATTATGATCTGTCTAATATAGGTTTATAGACGCCGACAATGATGGACAGATAACACTAGAGGAGCTTGAGGCGGTTTTGAGCCGAATAGGGGGATCCGAACCGTTGATCCGAGAAGAACTGAGCCTGATGCTAAACGAATTGGATAAAAACGGTGACGGAATCATCACTCTGGATGAGTTCGGAGCCATAAGCTCTGCGTTCGGACCGCCAGCGTGTGATACGGAGCTGAGAGACGTGTTTGACTTTTTTGACGGTGATCACGACGGGCGGATCACGGCGGACGAACTGTTTGAGGCGTTGAAGTCGTTAGGGGACGGGAAATGCACGTTAGAAGAATGCAAGAGTATGATAAGTAACGTTGATAAAAATGGGGATGGGTTCGTGTGCTTCGAGGACTTTTCTCGTATGATGGCCCCGCAAATAtgaggcttttttttttttttttaattttggggTTAAATGGTTAATAGATTTGTTTAGGGTTAATTGGATAATATTATAAAGGGCTGCACAGAATATGTGTGCTGGTTGTGGAATGTATGTTTTTCCTGTCTGCCAAAAAAGTCTTGGTTATAGATTGTCAGAATAAGCATCTAtcttttgttattttttatttcaAGGAATATTAAATAAATACAAATAATCAAATTAATACACAAATATAATATGAAAAATTACCTATAGTATATCAATAATTGTAATAATTATAGAATGAGGAATTAGAATAAtaaatctttctatactaataaataaaaatcctttttggacacgtgtcactttCTGGTGATTTCTCAACTTATTTTTCTATTtatatcttatattaaataataataataataataataattttattagataagaataaatatttagataaggataaacatttgtttttattatgatcatattaaataataataataatattttttattttcaaacaacAAACTTAGATAAGAGTAAAAACGAttatttttattatgatcatattaaataataataataataataataataataataatttttaacaaaaaattagttaagaatacatatttaacaaagt from Helianthus annuus cultivar XRQ/B chromosome 10, HanXRQr2.0-SUNRISE, whole genome shotgun sequence harbors:
- the LOC110884918 gene encoding probable calcium-binding protein CML36, whose translation is MKIAGKIHPKHLFRSKKNRSVSRSDPPSFNSYATTSSGSPEPSHRNDKSTLNGVATPTSVLPSHEICSDEWSEVSTDVQVELIQAFRFIDADNDGQITLEELEAVLSRIGGSEPLIREELSLMLNELDKNGDGIITLDEFGAISSAFGPPACDTELRDVFDFFDGDHDGRITADELFEALKSLGDGKCTLEECKSMISNVDKNGDGFVCFEDFSRMMAPQI